A single genomic interval of uncultured Pseudodesulfovibrio sp. harbors:
- a CDS encoding aminotransferase class IV, which produces MTKVASRDEYLEAMLAVERPGHAKIHAFYEHRVGMICTDPDLMLMPWDDHLVHRGDGVFEAMKFVDGKLYQLDPHLERMKRSSASIFLNPPCSWEEIRELILDVCRAGGKDSGMLRVFLGRGPGGFGIYPSECPQTSLYIVASDLHGPKAEFYEKGATAFKTSIPAKQSYLATIKSIDYLPNVLMKHEAEEKGYDYPFCFDDNGNLAEGATENVCIVNEEGRLVIPEFTNALAGTTLMRMIDLIKDEVSVTFRSFREEEILLAREVIIVGTTGDAIPVVRFDGKPIHDVRPGPVAKRIRELLIQDLHENGIQL; this is translated from the coding sequence ATGACGAAAGTCGCAAGCAGAGACGAATACCTTGAGGCCATGCTGGCCGTTGAGCGGCCCGGACATGCTAAAATTCATGCTTTTTACGAGCATCGTGTCGGCATGATTTGCACTGATCCCGATCTCATGCTCATGCCGTGGGATGACCATCTGGTGCATCGTGGCGACGGCGTGTTCGAGGCCATGAAATTCGTGGACGGAAAGCTCTATCAGCTTGATCCGCACCTTGAGCGCATGAAGCGTTCTTCGGCTTCCATTTTTCTGAACCCGCCATGTTCGTGGGAAGAAATTCGGGAGTTGATTCTGGATGTGTGTCGAGCTGGTGGCAAGGATTCCGGCATGCTTCGCGTTTTTCTCGGTCGCGGTCCCGGTGGTTTCGGTATCTATCCGTCGGAATGTCCTCAGACGAGCCTTTATATTGTGGCCAGCGATCTGCATGGACCCAAGGCGGAGTTTTACGAAAAGGGCGCGACGGCATTCAAGACGTCCATTCCGGCCAAGCAGTCTTACTTGGCGACGATCAAGTCCATTGACTATCTGCCGAACGTGCTCATGAAGCATGAGGCTGAGGAGAAGGGCTATGATTATCCGTTCTGCTTCGACGATAACGGAAACCTCGCCGAAGGGGCTACGGAGAACGTCTGCATCGTGAATGAGGAAGGAAGACTGGTCATTCCCGAATTCACCAATGCCCTTGCGGGTACGACCCTGATGCGGATGATCGATCTCATCAAGGATGAAGTCTCAGTGACTTTCCGCAGTTTCCGGGAAGAGGAGATTCTTCTTGCTCGCGAGGTCATTATTGTGGGGACGACCGGAGACGCCATCCCGGTAGTTCGTTTCGACGGAAAGCCCATTCATGATGTCCGGCCGGGGCCGGTTGCCAAGCGTATTCGCGAATTGCTGATTCAGGATCTGCATGAAAACGGCATTCAGTTATAG
- a CDS encoding ATP-binding cassette domain-containing protein, whose translation MTSPLISLNNIRQNYSGRTVLSIDSLDVAPGSIVGLAGPNGSGKSTLLRLLAFLEAPANGTISFMGRPAFAKPNAIHREVTLLVQEPYLLKRSVFANVSYGLKIRNKNDIPGKVYRALEAVGLDPDVFCKRQWFELSGGERQRVALAARLVLKPKMLLMDEPTASLDEKSSTRIRQAALSAREEYGASLVIASHDMAWLKAVSDCIIHLEKGNIIDTVCPSPEK comes from the coding sequence ATGACCTCACCACTTATCAGCCTGAACAACATCCGGCAGAATTATTCCGGCCGAACCGTTCTTTCGATCGACAGCCTTGATGTCGCCCCCGGCAGCATTGTCGGCCTCGCCGGTCCCAACGGTTCCGGCAAATCCACGTTGCTTCGGCTGCTCGCATTCCTCGAAGCCCCGGCAAACGGCACCATTTCCTTCATGGGACGTCCTGCCTTCGCCAAACCGAACGCGATTCACCGCGAGGTCACCCTGCTCGTTCAGGAACCATATTTGCTCAAAAGAAGCGTCTTCGCCAATGTGTCTTACGGGCTCAAAATTCGAAACAAAAACGATATCCCGGGCAAAGTCTACCGGGCTCTAGAAGCCGTCGGTCTTGATCCTGATGTCTTTTGCAAACGTCAATGGTTCGAATTATCCGGCGGCGAACGGCAGCGCGTGGCACTCGCCGCACGCCTTGTGCTCAAGCCGAAAATGCTGCTCATGGACGAGCCGACAGCCAGCCTTGATGAAAAGAGTTCGACACGTATCCGACAGGCCGCCCTTTCAGCACGCGAAGAGTACGGCGCAAGCCTTGTCATAGCCAGTCATGATATGGCATGGCTTAAAGCTGTCAGCGACTGCATCATCCATCTGGAAAAAGGCAACATCATCGACACAGTCTGTCCCTCCCCGGAGAAATAA
- a CDS encoding molybdopterin-guanine dinucleotide biosynthesis protein MobB has translation MKAISIVGPKNSGKTTLGLELAEYFKNKGLTVAAAKFSHHGFDWQDADTAKYAEHCDAVAGLGPDETFTHWTHKRFLPDLLPLLTADVLIVEGGKTLGYLPRILCLNGDLADGTDWLVPELALATHGEHQIEGIPAIATIEELAEIILEKGFFLPGMDCETCGRPNCKALAIDIIQGKTTPKACLAMHNSIELDINGAPVGMKPFVEDIISAAIREMVRTLKGYSPGKATIKLDV, from the coding sequence ATGAAAGCAATTTCCATTGTCGGCCCCAAGAATTCCGGCAAGACCACTCTCGGCCTTGAACTCGCAGAATATTTCAAGAACAAGGGACTTACAGTCGCCGCCGCCAAGTTCAGCCACCACGGCTTCGATTGGCAGGACGCAGATACCGCCAAATACGCAGAACACTGTGACGCGGTCGCAGGCCTCGGCCCGGACGAAACGTTCACGCACTGGACGCACAAGCGCTTTCTGCCGGACCTTCTCCCACTGCTGACGGCTGACGTACTCATTGTCGAGGGAGGTAAAACTCTCGGGTATCTTCCTCGCATACTCTGCCTGAATGGCGACCTTGCAGACGGTACGGACTGGCTTGTGCCGGAACTGGCCCTCGCAACGCATGGTGAACATCAAATCGAAGGCATCCCAGCCATCGCCACCATTGAAGAATTGGCTGAAATCATTCTTGAAAAAGGCTTTTTCCTGCCCGGTATGGATTGCGAAACCTGCGGCCGCCCCAATTGCAAGGCTCTGGCCATAGACATTATTCAGGGCAAGACCACCCCCAAGGCGTGCCTCGCCATGCACAATTCCATAGAACTCGACATCAACGGCGCACCTGTCGGCATGAAACCTTTCGTGGAAGACATCATCTCCGCAGCCATCCGCGAGATGGTTCGCACACTCAAAGGGTATTCACCGGGCAAGGCGACCATCAAGCTGGACGTCTAA
- a CDS encoding substrate-binding domain-containing protein codes for MKRFYTIAMALVLSLALSMPAIAGQTLMMATTTSTANTGLLDELIVPKFKKDTGIEIKFTAVGTGKALKMAQNCDVDVVLVHAPGAEKKYMDMGVLKDRTELMYNDFVIIGPESDPAGVKGMSVTDALKGIEAKQAAFASRGDNSGTNKKEISLWKAAGMAVPEKQAWYVQTGQGMISTINIASEKNGYTMTDRGTYIKYADTKGGNPPLKVLVEGDKVLFNQYSALAVDTKLCKDAKYDLATQFIKWMASPDTQKAIGDFKLLGKKLFIPNAK; via the coding sequence ATGAAACGTTTTTACACTATTGCCATGGCACTTGTCCTGTCCCTGGCACTGTCCATGCCCGCCATTGCGGGTCAAACTTTGATGATGGCCACCACGACCAGCACCGCCAACACCGGCCTGCTTGATGAATTGATCGTACCCAAGTTCAAGAAAGATACAGGTATCGAAATCAAATTCACGGCCGTTGGCACTGGCAAGGCTCTCAAAATGGCCCAGAACTGCGACGTTGACGTGGTACTTGTTCACGCTCCCGGCGCTGAAAAGAAATACATGGACATGGGCGTCCTCAAAGACCGTACCGAACTGATGTACAACGACTTCGTCATCATCGGCCCGGAAAGCGATCCCGCAGGCGTCAAGGGAATGTCCGTCACTGACGCGCTCAAGGGAATTGAAGCCAAGCAGGCAGCCTTTGCCAGCCGCGGCGACAACTCCGGCACCAACAAAAAGGAAATCTCCCTGTGGAAGGCCGCCGGCATGGCTGTTCCCGAAAAGCAGGCCTGGTACGTCCAGACCGGTCAGGGCATGATCTCCACCATCAACATCGCCTCCGAGAAAAATGGTTACACCATGACCGACCGCGGCACGTACATCAAATACGCCGACACCAAGGGCGGCAACCCGCCGCTGAAGGTTCTGGTAGAAGGCGACAAGGTGCTCTTCAACCAGTACAGCGCTTTGGCTGTCGATACCAAGCTCTGCAAGGACGCCAAGTACGATCTCGCCACGCAGTTCATCAAGTGGATGGCTTCTCCGGATACCCAGAAGGCCATTGGCGACTTCAAGCTGCTCGGCAAGAAGCTCTTTATCCCCAACGCCAAATAG
- the rfbB gene encoding dTDP-glucose 4,6-dehydratase — MKLLVTGGCGFIGTNFIRLMLAKHPDWHITNLDKLTYAGNRLNLLDLEKEEPRYNFVQGDICDRDLAMDLLADQTFDAVINFAAESHVDRSINDPSPFVTTNIQGAQNLLECARQRNISRFVHISTDEVYGSLGDEGKFMETTPLAPNSPYSASKAGADLMARAYFETYGFPVLITRCSNNYGPYQFPEKLIPLMYMNAMADKPLPVYGDGLNVRDWIFVDDHCLGIELTLLKGREGQAYNFGGNAEETNINVVKTLLAAVNKPESLITYVTDRPGHDKRYAMDYSLAANELGFAPTLDFAEGIRKTIEWYEANTTWLEQVQSGEYRSFMDTWYEERS, encoded by the coding sequence ATGAAATTACTCGTCACTGGCGGTTGCGGTTTTATCGGCACCAACTTCATCCGGCTCATGCTTGCCAAACATCCGGACTGGCATATCACCAATCTGGACAAGCTGACCTACGCGGGCAACCGTCTCAACCTGCTTGATCTTGAAAAAGAGGAACCACGCTACAATTTCGTGCAGGGCGACATCTGCGACCGTGATCTTGCCATGGATTTGCTTGCCGACCAGACATTCGATGCCGTGATCAACTTTGCAGCGGAATCCCATGTCGACCGCTCGATCAACGATCCGTCTCCGTTTGTAACCACCAATATTCAGGGTGCACAGAACCTCCTTGAGTGTGCACGGCAGCGCAATATCAGCCGCTTTGTCCATATTTCGACGGACGAGGTATACGGCTCACTGGGCGACGAAGGGAAATTCATGGAGACGACTCCACTGGCTCCCAACAGCCCTTACTCTGCGAGCAAGGCCGGAGCCGACCTCATGGCCCGCGCCTATTTCGAAACATACGGATTTCCAGTACTTATCACCCGCTGTTCCAACAACTACGGGCCATACCAATTCCCGGAAAAGCTCATTCCGCTCATGTACATGAACGCCATGGCAGACAAGCCGTTGCCCGTTTACGGTGATGGTCTGAATGTCCGCGACTGGATATTTGTGGACGATCACTGCCTCGGCATTGAACTTACCCTTCTCAAAGGACGCGAAGGACAGGCGTACAACTTCGGCGGCAATGCGGAGGAAACCAACATCAACGTAGTGAAGACGCTGCTCGCGGCAGTGAACAAGCCGGAATCACTGATTACCTATGTCACCGACCGACCGGGCCACGACAAACGCTACGCCATGGATTATTCCCTCGCAGCAAACGAACTCGGATTTGCTCCGACACTCGATTTTGCCGAGGGCATCAGGAAAACGATCGAATGGTATGAGGCCAACACAACGTGGCTTGAACAGGTTCAAAGCGGAGAATACCGCTCATTCATGGACACATGGTACGAGGAACGTAGCTGA
- a CDS encoding ABC transporter permease: MDYLLQGFLQGFVLLFTGNAETYSAIWATVGASTLSMAASLLIGVPLGFLLGYRKFPGKKIVRTLVDTLLSFPTVVIGLLVYAFLTRHGPLGGSGLLFTIPGIAIGQTLLGLPIIIAMTATAVEALDKRLPMTLITLGASPRQMMWATVIEARYSIMLAAMAAYGRIVSEVGISMLVGGNIKWHTRTITTAIALETGKGEFAMGIALGMVLLTVALLVNIFAVGLKKRAVQ; encoded by the coding sequence ATGGATTATTTACTGCAAGGTTTTTTACAGGGGTTCGTACTCCTTTTCACAGGAAATGCCGAGACCTATTCCGCCATATGGGCGACTGTAGGAGCGTCTACTCTTTCCATGGCGGCCAGCCTGCTCATCGGCGTGCCACTCGGCTTTCTTCTCGGTTACAGAAAATTTCCCGGCAAAAAAATCGTCCGCACACTCGTGGACACCCTGCTTTCATTCCCGACCGTCGTCATCGGTCTGCTCGTTTACGCATTTCTCACGCGGCACGGTCCCCTCGGAGGTTCGGGCCTCCTGTTCACCATTCCCGGCATCGCCATCGGACAGACACTGCTCGGTTTGCCCATCATCATTGCCATGACAGCTACGGCTGTCGAAGCTCTCGACAAACGCCTTCCCATGACGCTCATCACTCTGGGAGCCAGCCCTCGCCAGATGATGTGGGCAACTGTCATCGAGGCCCGCTATTCCATCATGCTCGCCGCCATGGCCGCTTATGGACGCATTGTTTCGGAAGTAGGCATTTCCATGCTGGTTGGCGGCAACATCAAGTGGCACACCAGAACCATCACCACGGCCATTGCACTGGAAACCGGAAAAGGTGAATTTGCCATGGGAATCGCGCTTGGAATGGTGCTCCTGACAGTCGCATTACTCGTCAATATCTTTGCCGTCGGACTCAAGAAAAGAGCTGTCCAATGA
- a CDS encoding tRNA (cytidine(34)-2'-O)-methyltransferase — translation MRIVLFEPEIPPNTGNIARLCAATKTPLHLIEPLGFKVDDKHLRRAGLDYWPHVDVTIHPNFDDFLERIKPPRLVLASTKATMPHHRFEFHPDDAIVMGPETRGLPSEMMEKYPAGVRIPIWGEVRSLNLSTATGILLFEALRQTDLIVE, via the coding sequence ATGCGAATAGTACTTTTTGAACCGGAGATTCCCCCGAATACCGGCAACATTGCCCGGTTGTGCGCTGCCACCAAAACCCCGCTGCACCTCATTGAACCGCTGGGTTTCAAAGTTGATGACAAACACCTGAGACGCGCAGGCCTCGACTATTGGCCACATGTCGATGTCACCATCCATCCGAACTTCGATGACTTTCTGGAACGCATCAAGCCTCCCAGACTGGTTTTGGCGAGCACCAAAGCGACAATGCCCCACCACCGTTTTGAATTCCACCCGGACGACGCCATCGTCATGGGACCGGAAACTCGCGGTCTCCCTTCTGAAATGATGGAAAAGTATCCAGCGGGCGTCCGTATTCCGATCTGGGGTGAAGTGCGGAGTCTGAACCTGTCTACCGCCACCGGAATACTGCTGTTTGAAGCGCTCAGACAAACAGACCTGATAGTCGAATAA
- a CDS encoding SulP family inorganic anion transporter, whose protein sequence is MAVFKCDSCGYEREVPAQLAGKKAKCPDCGKGVAIVEFVSPESEIFVAAESDDIESDQVCAPEEATSAAQESFNLDDADGPMDLEDSEDVVCSECGHVFDAVDNKLCPECGHPVQLTDELPEPTEDDVDLSDLAEEESRQIWDAASPDGEGGLESAPLDAVDREGGWRLLEGNVALNLFGGIVSGALAFFFSVAIAMLVSSQDGVREMLPYVLSISLTAMAVGGVFYSLQTRVPFALVGSEAVVGVVLFMLVGEIYQSMDGRYPVESIIPTLVATLALSGFIVGFVIWLMGKIRVGEFVRFIPMQIFGGVIAGIGLLIIIAALGWMGDFPLEWASLYKAILTYDPVASLYALGPGVFFGIVLFLALSQHKNSLFFLALLIGACAVGYGAELWGPDENIKSLAAPLPYLDNGVAAYPVEILKSGHFNIEWEVIKAHGMYFGALVVLSILITMHRISRLELVSGSVADLNGEYRALGFANMVAGLCGGMPVSLAYRRSVGNHATGGRGPVAGIVAGLICGVALFFSDHVFPFIPRFVVEGLLFYLGLDLLRDWLFRTRSAFTRRDDMWMLWLTFFATVFLGVLVGIGFGAGLALMVTVGRYSRDGAVRNILSGSNHRSNVDRAPAQQRTLKEYGDHIHILRLQGFLFLGSLEGLLKDLRKRLDDRNMLPVEYLIVDFKLVTGLASAANIGFEKLHQLKQEYEFELIITSAPLELEEHLEASGYVGEGEGMFRVFFNLDFALEWCENHVLEAENMLALKQMSLPELLAPVFPEPKYIPALMKVLKRVSVNKGEAVFRQGDESDSMYFVESGRLDVELELEGGKLLRLKKVGPGAVFGEMGIYTFAPRSATVRAAEKCVLYVMTMEKLDAIEKRAPMLVTAVNRYLINMLSERLGDANIKVRDLML, encoded by the coding sequence GTGGCGGTATTCAAATGCGATTCCTGTGGATATGAGCGAGAGGTTCCAGCCCAATTGGCGGGGAAAAAAGCAAAATGCCCTGACTGCGGAAAAGGTGTTGCAATTGTCGAATTTGTTTCGCCGGAATCCGAGATTTTTGTTGCAGCTGAGAGCGATGATATCGAATCGGATCAGGTTTGTGCTCCGGAAGAAGCGACGTCTGCCGCTCAGGAATCTTTTAATCTGGATGATGCTGATGGTCCCATGGATTTGGAAGACTCTGAAGACGTCGTTTGCTCTGAGTGCGGTCATGTTTTTGATGCCGTGGACAACAAGCTTTGTCCGGAATGTGGTCATCCTGTCCAATTGACAGACGAGTTGCCGGAACCCACTGAAGACGATGTCGATCTGAGTGATCTTGCCGAAGAAGAGAGTCGGCAAATATGGGATGCTGCTTCACCTGACGGGGAAGGGGGGCTTGAGAGTGCTCCTCTTGATGCTGTTGACAGGGAGGGGGGCTGGCGGTTGCTGGAAGGGAATGTTGCACTGAATTTGTTCGGTGGGATTGTTTCCGGTGCACTTGCATTCTTTTTTTCCGTTGCCATAGCAATGCTGGTATCTTCGCAAGACGGCGTGCGTGAGATGCTGCCATATGTTTTGTCGATTTCCTTGACGGCGATGGCTGTCGGCGGGGTCTTTTATTCATTGCAGACGCGAGTGCCCTTTGCTCTGGTCGGTTCGGAGGCCGTCGTCGGAGTCGTGCTGTTCATGCTGGTCGGAGAAATTTATCAAAGTATGGATGGCAGATATCCCGTTGAATCGATCATTCCCACTCTTGTTGCGACTCTTGCTCTCAGCGGTTTCATTGTTGGCTTCGTCATCTGGTTGATGGGGAAAATCCGGGTTGGAGAGTTCGTTCGATTCATTCCCATGCAGATTTTTGGCGGTGTGATCGCCGGTATCGGGCTTTTGATCATCATTGCCGCTTTGGGGTGGATGGGAGATTTTCCTCTTGAGTGGGCCAGTCTCTATAAGGCGATACTCACATATGATCCGGTGGCAAGCCTGTATGCGCTTGGACCTGGGGTGTTCTTTGGGATTGTTCTATTCCTTGCCCTCAGCCAGCACAAGAATTCCTTGTTTTTCCTGGCCCTTCTTATTGGAGCCTGTGCCGTCGGATATGGTGCAGAACTGTGGGGACCCGATGAAAACATCAAATCCCTTGCAGCGCCATTGCCGTATCTTGATAATGGCGTGGCTGCTTATCCTGTGGAAATTTTGAAGTCCGGCCATTTCAATATTGAATGGGAAGTCATCAAGGCGCATGGCATGTACTTCGGTGCACTTGTCGTTTTGTCTATCCTCATCACCATGCATCGTATATCCCGTCTGGAGCTTGTCAGCGGCTCTGTGGCTGATCTGAATGGCGAATATCGCGCGCTTGGTTTTGCCAATATGGTTGCAGGTTTGTGCGGTGGAATGCCTGTTTCGTTGGCGTATCGGCGCAGTGTCGGCAACCACGCAACCGGAGGACGAGGACCTGTCGCCGGTATCGTGGCGGGCTTGATCTGCGGGGTGGCATTATTCTTTTCGGATCATGTTTTCCCGTTTATTCCTCGATTCGTCGTAGAGGGCTTGCTGTTTTATCTTGGTCTTGATTTGTTGCGTGACTGGTTGTTCAGGACACGCAGCGCCTTCACGCGTCGGGATGACATGTGGATGCTGTGGCTGACGTTTTTCGCCACGGTTTTTCTTGGCGTTCTGGTCGGTATCGGTTTCGGAGCCGGATTGGCGCTCATGGTCACCGTGGGGCGCTATAGCCGGGACGGTGCCGTTCGCAACATTTTGTCCGGATCAAATCACAGGAGTAACGTGGACCGTGCTCCGGCGCAGCAGCGTACCCTGAAAGAATATGGCGATCATATTCACATTTTGCGGTTGCAGGGATTCCTGTTTCTTGGCTCCCTTGAAGGGTTGCTCAAGGACCTGAGGAAGCGGTTGGATGATCGTAACATGTTGCCTGTGGAATACCTGATTGTGGATTTCAAACTCGTGACAGGGTTGGCTTCGGCTGCCAATATCGGATTTGAGAAGCTGCATCAGCTCAAGCAGGAATATGAGTTTGAATTGATCATCACCAGTGCGCCTCTTGAACTTGAAGAGCATCTGGAAGCGTCCGGCTATGTTGGTGAGGGCGAGGGCATGTTCAGGGTTTTCTTTAATCTGGATTTTGCCCTTGAGTGGTGTGAAAACCATGTGCTTGAGGCGGAGAACATGTTGGCCCTGAAGCAGATGAGCCTTCCTGAACTGCTTGCGCCGGTTTTCCCTGAGCCGAAATACATTCCTGCCCTGATGAAGGTTCTCAAGCGTGTGTCCGTCAACAAGGGAGAAGCCGTATTCCGTCAGGGGGATGAATCCGATTCCATGTATTTTGTGGAATCCGGGCGGCTTGACGTGGAGCTTGAACTTGAAGGCGGCAAGTTGCTTCGGCTTAAAAAGGTCGGGCCGGGAGCCGTCTTTGGTGAAATGGGGATTTACACATTTGCTCCGCGTTCCGCTACGGTACGCGCCGCTGAAAAGTGCGTTCTTTATGTGATGACCATGGAAAAACTGGATGCCATTGAGAAACGGGCACCCATGCTTGTTACGGCGGTCAATCGCTATCTCATCAATATGCTGTCGGAACGACTGGGTGATGCCAACATCAAGGTACGCGATCTGATGCTGTGA
- a CDS encoding glycosyltransferase, producing MPSRNLVSIIISDMETHPSLPRLLQSVASQSIGLERTEILIAHNTTHSSEDASVWSAIAGTDNIRQIPLDKNILPSQARNAAAASSNGEFLIFLRPDYRLDPKYMTTALSVFDDKPETDIIYTDYIRLNAKKSTVRPGMVQLPDFDDALLQTQNILGPAVMLRREAWDSTQGFRDNTVYRDWDLWIQTALAGNQFLRVNYPLASCEHGKISFRERAEDGRYKAMIVINNQAYFHMHTVRWALSYLRGDAWAQAFGFMNIPGPMDVTKMMHDFNSKQMGGEHLTQEAIRQFETSPTASEAIR from the coding sequence ATGCCGTCAAGGAATCTTGTTTCGATAATCATTTCCGATATGGAAACACACCCCAGTCTGCCGCGCCTGCTGCAATCTGTGGCGAGTCAGTCGATTGGACTTGAACGGACAGAAATTCTCATTGCACACAACACCACCCACTCTTCCGAAGATGCATCCGTTTGGTCTGCAATCGCTGGCACTGACAATATTCGCCAGATCCCCCTTGATAAAAACATACTTCCTTCTCAGGCACGCAATGCCGCCGCAGCCAGCTCGAATGGAGAATTCCTGATTTTCCTGCGCCCTGACTACAGGCTTGATCCCAAGTACATGACCACGGCTCTGTCAGTCTTTGACGACAAGCCGGAAACCGACATCATTTATACTGACTACATTCGACTCAACGCGAAAAAAAGCACTGTCCGCCCCGGCATGGTGCAGCTACCCGACTTTGACGATGCCCTGCTGCAAACTCAAAACATCCTCGGCCCCGCAGTCATGCTGCGCCGCGAGGCATGGGACAGCACACAGGGCTTCAGGGACAACACGGTTTACCGGGATTGGGACCTCTGGATACAAACAGCATTGGCAGGCAATCAGTTCCTCCGCGTCAACTACCCACTGGCATCATGTGAGCACGGCAAGATATCATTCAGGGAGCGCGCTGAAGACGGCCGATACAAGGCCATGATCGTCATCAACAATCAGGCGTACTTTCATATGCACACAGTCAGATGGGCACTTTCCTACTTGCGAGGAGACGCTTGGGCTCAGGCATTCGGCTTCATGAATATCCCCGGCCCCATGGACGTGACAAAAATGATGCACGATTTCAATTCGAAACAGATGGGTGGCGAACACCTGACACAGGAAGCCATCCGCCAATTTGAAACATCGCCGACAGCGTCAGAAGCAATACGATAA
- the rfbD gene encoding dTDP-4-dehydrorhamnose reductase, whose amino-acid sequence MHLNGKRILILGGKTGLLGQALTLAFKRTGAKPIPLSSKDCDILAPDSVEKLLDRHDPDIMINAAAYTLVDLAEDNEEMAFALNATAPPLLATLAAKRQIPFVHYSTDFVFRGDRQSPYSVYDEPTPFSVYGISKADGERGLLKLGYGKTLIIRISWLFGPGKINFVEKILSLCDSRDTLSVVNDQTGSPSYAPDIAKNTLHLLENDATGIYHLANSGQTTWYGLAAKAVELAGKDCTVEPVPSSAYPTKAERPAYSVLDLSRFTKTTGAPPRHWEEALREYVHKDLKLGTR is encoded by the coding sequence ATGCATCTCAACGGGAAACGCATTCTCATCCTTGGCGGCAAAACAGGACTTCTCGGTCAGGCACTGACCCTTGCCTTCAAACGAACGGGTGCAAAGCCGATCCCTCTGTCCAGCAAAGACTGCGATATTCTTGCCCCTGATTCGGTTGAGAAACTGCTCGATAGGCATGATCCGGACATCATGATCAATGCCGCGGCCTACACACTGGTTGATCTGGCAGAGGACAACGAAGAAATGGCTTTTGCCCTCAATGCAACAGCCCCTCCCTTGCTCGCAACACTGGCCGCCAAACGGCAGATTCCATTTGTCCACTACAGCACTGATTTTGTCTTTCGCGGCGACAGGCAATCCCCCTACTCGGTTTACGATGAACCGACCCCCTTTTCCGTTTACGGCATAAGCAAGGCGGACGGCGAACGGGGACTGTTGAAACTGGGATATGGCAAGACTCTGATTATTCGCATTTCATGGCTGTTCGGTCCGGGCAAAATCAACTTCGTGGAAAAGATACTCTCCCTCTGCGATTCGCGGGACACGCTGTCCGTGGTGAATGATCAGACCGGCTCACCATCCTATGCTCCGGATATTGCAAAAAACACACTGCACCTGCTCGAAAACGACGCTACCGGCATTTATCATCTCGCCAACTCGGGCCAAACGACATGGTACGGCCTCGCGGCCAAAGCCGTGGAGCTGGCCGGGAAAGACTGTACAGTCGAACCGGTCCCCTCAAGCGCGTATCCCACAAAGGCGGAACGTCCGGCATATTCCGTACTGGACCTGTCAAGATTCACAAAAACAACCGGAGCGCCCCCCCGTCACTGGGAGGAGGCACTCCGGGAATATGTCCACAAAGACCTCAAACTGGGCACACGATAA